In Fusarium oxysporum f. sp. lycopersici 4287 chromosome 4, whole genome shotgun sequence, a genomic segment contains:
- a CDS encoding eukaryotic translation initiation factor 5A has translation MTFDSADAGASLTYPMQCSALRKNGFVVIKNRPCKIVDMSTSKTGKHGHAKVHLVATDIFTGKKYEDLSPSTHNMDVPNVSRREYQLLDISDDGFLSLMTDDGDTKDDVPLPDNEVGQKITKLFKEEEKDTNVIVLTSMGEECAMEAKEAPNQG, from the exons ATGACCTTCGATTCGGCCGATGCCGGTGCCTCTCTTACCTACCCTATGCAGTGCTCTGCTCTGCGTAAGAACGGTTTCGTCGTGATCAAGAACCGCCCTTGCAAGATCGTCGACATGTCCACCTCCAAGACCGGAAAGCACGGTCACGCCAAGGTCCATCTCGTTGCTACCGACATCTTCACTGGCAAGAAGTACGAGGATCTTTCTCCCTCTACTCACAACATGGACGTCCCCAACGTCTCTCGTCGCGAGTACCAGCTG CTCGACATCTCCGACGACGGTTTCCTCTCTCTCATGACCGATGACGGTGACACCAAGGACGATGTCCCTCTTCCCGACAACGAGGTTGGCCAAAAGATCACCAAGCTcttcaaggaggaggagaaggacacCA ACGTTATTGTTCTCACCTCCATGGGCGAGGAGTGCGCCATGGAAGCCAAGGAGGCCCCCAACCAGGGTTAA
- a CDS encoding eukaryotic translation initiation factor 5A, producing MAAPNDAEHEMTFDSADAGASLTYPMQCSALRKNGFVVIKNRPCKIVDMSTSKTGKHGHAKVHLVATDIFTGKKYEDLSPSTHNMDVPNVSRREYQLLDISDDGFLSLMTDDGDTKDDVPLPDNEVGQKITKLFKEEEKDTNVIVLTSMGEECAMEAKEAPNQG from the exons ATGGCCGCCCCTAACGATGCTGAG CATGAGATGACCTTCGATTCGGCCGATGCCGGTGCCTCTCTTACCTACCCTATGCAGTGCTCTGCTCTGCGTAAGAACGGTTTCGTCGTGATCAAGAACCGCCCTTGCAAGATCGTCGACATGTCCACCTCCAAGACCGGAAAGCACGGTCACGCCAAGGTCCATCTCGTTGCTACCGACATCTTCACTGGCAAGAAGTACGAGGATCTTTCTCCCTCTACTCACAACATGGACGTCCCCAACGTCTCTCGTCGCGAGTACCAGCTG CTCGACATCTCCGACGACGGTTTCCTCTCTCTCATGACCGATGACGGTGACACCAAGGACGATGTCCCTCTTCCCGACAACGAGGTTGGCCAAAAGATCACCAAGCTcttcaaggaggaggagaaggacacCA ACGTTATTGTTCTCACCTCCATGGGCGAGGAGTGCGCCATGGAAGCCAAGGAGGCCCCCAACCAGGGTTAA